One genomic window of Camelina sativa cultivar DH55 chromosome 5, Cs, whole genome shotgun sequence includes the following:
- the LOC104786826 gene encoding uncharacterized protein LOC104786826, whose protein sequence is MEPILEKVSTRWKVLVQAATWTILLMLTVALASFAPEMAFVSKISSSSSSDGFVRIPMEETVIIPSEMVKKSTLDLFVPTIFAGVMVVASVSLLRSCFGIEGVVEMEEQC, encoded by the coding sequence ATGGAACCAATACTTGAGAAAGTCTCAACTCGTTGGAAAGTTCTTGTTCAAGCAGCAACATGGACAATACTCCTAATGTTAACGGTGGCTTTGGCTTCATTCGCTCCGGAGATGGCTTTCGTGTCTAaaatatcatcatcttcttcttcagatggGTTCGTGAGGATTCCGATGGAAGAAACTGTGATCATACCTTCAGAAATGGTGAAGAAATCGACTTTGGATCTTTTTGTTCCGACTATATTCGCAGGAGTTATGGTTGTTGCTTCTGTCTCTTTGTTACGGTCTTGTTTTGGTATCGAAGGTGTTGTAGAAATGGAAGAACAATGTTGA
- the LOC104786825 gene encoding histone H4 produces the protein MSGRGKGGKGLGKGGAKRHRKVLRDNIQGITKPAIRRLARRGGVKRISGLIYEETRGVLKIFLENVIRDAVTYTEHARRKTVTAMDVVYALKRQGRTLYGFGG, from the coding sequence atgtcagGAAGAGGAAAAGGAGGAAAAGGGTTAGGCAAAGGAGGAGCAAAAAGACACAGAAAAGTTCTAAGAGACAACATCCAAGGAATCACGAAGCCAGCGATACGTCGTCTCGCTCGTAGAGGAGGAGTGAAACGTATCAGTGGTCTGATCTACGAAGAAACGAGAGGTGTGCTGAAGATCTTTCTCGAGAACGTGATTAGAGATGCTGTGACGTATACTGAACACGCTAGGAGGAAGACTGTTACTGCAATGGATGTTGTTTATGCTTTGAAGAGGCAAGGACGTACTCTCTATGGATTTGGTGGttga